The Sulfitobacter sp. SK011 genome has a window encoding:
- a CDS encoding Do family serine endopeptidase, with product MKSFLNKSPHVAALALSAALVSTSALTLAPSAAFAVPPGGYADLVEAVSPAVVFIEVTTKAQDANVTLPQNMPDALRKQFEEMLPGRDGAPMPRQGLGSGFIISNDGQIVTNHHVVEGAEEVTVKLADGRSFVAMVVGSDPMTDIAVLKIEADVDLPFVEFGTSETLRVGDEVVAVGNPFGLGGTVTSGIISALSRDIHAGPFDDFIQTDAAINRGNSGGPLFNNNGDVIGVNTAIISPGGGSVGIGFAVPSDLVQMVVADLADDGLIARGWLGVNIRPMTEEVANVLGYDTPKGAVIEAVAEDSPAATAGLKKGDIILSFNDAEITELRDLTRAVATTTPDATAKIVVLRKGTEQTLDVTIGALKPKAA from the coding sequence ATGAAATCCTTCCTTAACAAATCACCTCATGTCGCAGCACTGGCGCTGAGCGCGGCGCTTGTATCTACATCTGCACTCACATTGGCACCTTCCGCCGCTTTCGCCGTACCCCCCGGTGGCTATGCCGATCTGGTTGAGGCCGTTTCACCCGCGGTCGTGTTCATCGAAGTCACAACAAAGGCCCAAGATGCCAACGTCACATTGCCACAGAACATGCCGGATGCGCTGCGCAAGCAGTTTGAAGAAATGTTGCCGGGTAGGGACGGCGCGCCCATGCCTCGGCAGGGGCTTGGCTCTGGTTTCATCATATCCAATGACGGGCAGATCGTGACCAATCATCACGTCGTTGAGGGCGCTGAAGAGGTCACCGTCAAGCTTGCGGATGGGCGCAGTTTTGTTGCCATGGTGGTCGGCAGCGACCCGATGACCGATATCGCGGTCCTGAAGATCGAGGCAGATGTCGACTTGCCTTTCGTTGAATTTGGCACATCCGAGACGTTGCGCGTCGGGGATGAAGTGGTTGCTGTCGGTAACCCCTTTGGTCTTGGTGGCACAGTGACGTCCGGCATTATCTCGGCCCTGTCGCGTGACATTCATGCAGGCCCTTTTGATGACTTCATTCAGACCGACGCCGCAATCAATCGCGGGAATTCAGGCGGACCGCTCTTTAATAACAATGGTGATGTGATTGGTGTGAACACCGCGATCATCTCACCAGGTGGCGGGTCTGTCGGGATCGGCTTTGCGGTGCCTTCTGACCTGGTGCAAATGGTCGTTGCTGACCTTGCTGATGACGGCCTGATTGCGCGCGGCTGGCTGGGCGTCAATATCCGCCCCATGACCGAAGAAGTCGCCAATGTTCTGGGCTATGACACGCCCAAGGGTGCCGTGATCGAAGCCGTTGCGGAAGACAGCCCTGCAGCAACGGCGGGCTTGAAAAAAGGCGATATCATCTTGTCTTTCAATGACGCTGAAATCACGGAACTGCGCGATCTGACACGGGCGGTGGCAACGACCACACCCGACGCGACGGCCAAGATTGTCGTGCTGCGTAAAGGGACAGAGCAGACATTGGACGTCACCATCGGCGCGCTCAAACCCAAGGCGGCCTGA
- a CDS encoding response regulator transcription factor, with translation MKLLVIEDDATTGAYVARGLREEGHVVDLVTDGRAGLIAATGGGHDVLVVDRMLPEVDGLTLLKTLRGAGNRVPVLLLTAMGDVEDRIAGLNAGADDYLLKPFSFGELSARVAALARRPQALEQQTTLCARDLTMNLITRKVTRGNVEIDLLPREFQLLEHLLRRKGRVQTRTMLLESVWDLSFDPMTNVVETHISRLRAKVDKPFETELIQTVRGAGYRIIG, from the coding sequence ATGAAACTGCTTGTGATCGAAGATGATGCGACCACCGGGGCTTATGTTGCGCGCGGATTGCGTGAAGAAGGGCATGTGGTGGATCTGGTCACCGATGGTCGGGCCGGGCTTATCGCGGCGACTGGTGGGGGACACGATGTGCTTGTCGTGGACCGGATGTTGCCCGAAGTGGATGGGCTGACTTTGCTCAAGACATTGCGGGGCGCTGGCAACCGGGTGCCAGTGCTGTTGCTAACCGCGATGGGCGATGTCGAGGATCGGATCGCTGGGCTGAACGCGGGTGCGGATGACTATCTGCTCAAACCCTTTTCTTTTGGCGAATTATCCGCACGGGTGGCGGCGCTTGCGCGCCGACCGCAAGCTTTGGAACAACAAACAACGCTTTGCGCACGCGACCTTACGATGAACCTGATCACCCGCAAAGTGACACGCGGGAACGTTGAAATCGATCTGTTGCCCCGAGAATTCCAATTGCTGGAACATTTGCTGCGGCGAAAGGGCAGGGTGCAGACCCGTACGATGCTGCTTGAATCGGTCTGGGACCTCAGTTTTGATCCAATGACGAATGTGGTTGAAACGCACATCAGCCGGTTGCGCGCCAAGGTGGACAAACCGTTCGAGACAGAACTGATCCAGACCGTGCGCGGTGCGGGATACAGGATAATCGGATGA